The following coding sequences are from one Ooceraea biroi isolate clonal line C1 chromosome 5, Obir_v5.4, whole genome shotgun sequence window:
- the LOC105275126 gene encoding uncharacterized protein LOC105275126, translating into MTQVVVVLSAIPRLSHHLRSRLPNLRISDVPPGQADTLDKLNGAEILVADCDLLIPYAHNLTSFKWIQATWAGLDKFIPHIQNAPRDYVLTRFSNESFGLAMSEYVIAHIVNFERDQRQQYENQRRGLWKQEGKIMKHRLICDLTIGILGLGTIGKSIAQRLKLFGATVWGTTRTAPKEKLPYLDEHKTVSDLLNVLGNCDYVINVLPSTRDTVGLLNGDTLQHCRAKGTVFINIGRGSVIGELDLINALEQKWILGAILDVFEEEPLPKQSKLWNYPQVTISPHNSGVTRAQDVAKLFAENYVRYVKGENMINKFDFERGY; encoded by the exons ATGACGCAGGTCGTCGTGGTTCTGTCAGCAATTCCTAGGTTATCTCACCATTTGCGCTCGCGTCTGCCGAATCTGCGCATCTCGGACGTTCCGCCAG GGCAAGCAGATACCTTAGATAAGCTCAATGGCGCAGAGATATTGGTGGCCGACTGCGACTTATTGATACCTTACGCGCACAACTTGACATCATTCAAGTGGATACAGGCGACATGGGCCGGTTTGGACAAGTTCATTCCACATATACAGAACGCACCAAGGGATTACGTGCTGACTCGCTTCTCGAACGAATCATTCGGCCTGGCGATGTCCGAATACGTGATAGCGCATATCGTCAACTTCGAGCGTGACCAAAGGCAACAGTATGAGAATCAGAGACGTGGCTTGTGGAAGCAGGAGGGCAAGATTATGAAACATAGACTCATATGTGATCTGACCATAGGCATTTTGGGCTTAGGAACAATAGGAAAGTCCA TCGCACAGAGATTGAAGCTATTCGGTGCAACCGTCTGGGGAACGACGCGCACTGCTCCGAAGGAGAAGCTACCATACCTCGATGAGCACAAAACTGTAAGTGATTTACTTAATGTGTTGGGAAACTGCGACTACGTCATCAACGTCCTGCCGTCGACTCGAGACACAGTGGGTCTCTTGAATGGAGACACCTTGCAACACTGTAGAGCTAAGGGTACCGTGTTCATCAACATAGGACGTGGCTCCGTCATCGGAGAATTGGATTTAATAAATGCTCTCGAACAGAAGTGGATCTTGGGTGCCATTTTGGACGTGTTCGAGGAAGAACCATTGCCAAAGCAGAGCAAGCTGTGGAACTACCCACAA GTGACTATCTCGCCGCACAATTCTGGCGTGACTCGTGCACAAGACGTAGCCAAGCTGTTCGCTGAAAATTATGTTAGATACGTCAAAGGGGAGAATATGATTAATAAGTTTGATTTTGAAAGaggttattaa
- the LOC105275120 gene encoding fanconi-associated nuclease 1, with protein sequence MTQTTIDQFYKVTSRSVKGTAKKSSNNTNSAIAKVEKRGRLLGNAKASALRKNSKGTPYKTSKEKRLARNNILCSSEASHSTRTNINSSPIKITEANTAVSPSSKYTSPVRSQRSTPRPPSGSRFTPKSSSPTKTALERSQKFAKLARRKLFKDKMEELISTTIDNLNLAKEGAIANNDIDLERVYSDRKFDYEYSHIDTTTSTRYEISDVVVPVDMYSLHFFLVVVIVFSNPINCGYFNEHELNLIFSLLTLSRGAQALFIRMLKRKHAWHRVSSIKYAEVSDDLRPTFDELVSRSIFKSSTNEEDMSVLLNLLQADEIRKLCQESKISGSGKKNGVQSILKFCKETKSLFPGMPSPAVKLRASVNKLLGNCVLLDDTVKEVVDRIVTLLVPNRDPTETMADVFLTILQVETNQMKFPKVGISDFPIFASKKHLLDYIEAKSTLSDVLSAIDKKQWEAVRDLGSLAAKRLPLHLEMERQSLEDSTLPQHIRHFLPGYMWFKVLSKSVDAFKKTKETMPQAIEFLQMLINQDCHMRGKKGRWYNELIKIEMYHRKNLDGSVTLLSDAVLCDSLTEVDRLDLLDRAERLVKRKSGITQRTKNTVKQMLDSTLSKARLTSEQSSVTIEGTLCQNFTQGKSTWRISNCVDEKVYGTVESFALHHYRREGYPKGVHCEGAFPVTLFGTLFWDEIYKMNIPGAWVSLYQDAPLDLFSSEFYENRKEQFDMKLQVMRKFDSETMSRHLKHEFDLHREYKSVSQGNVFDDSNNLQEVAFCLGVEGVVGICERLMHNFLLWRAGFPDLIVWNVSTEKYKIVEVKGPGDSLSTKQKLWLEYLSQLGLNTEVCYCKSNARHTKSGRKRKHEEVTI encoded by the exons ATGACGCAAACTACAATAGATCAATTCTATAAAGTTACATCTAGGAGTGTAAAGGGTACTGCAAAGAAATCATCTAATAACACAAATTCAGCGATTGCTAAAGTA GAAAAACGAGGAAGATTGTTAGGAAACGCTAAGGCTTCTGCTTTACGTAAGAACAGCAAAGGAACTCCATATAAAACAAGTAAAGAGAAACGATTGGCACGAAACAATATCTTGTGCAGCAGTGAGGCATCTCACTCGACGAGAACCAATATAAATAGTAGCCCGATAAAAATCACAGAGGCCAACACAGCGGTGTCACCAAGCAGCAAGTATACATCTCCCGTCAGAAGTCAACGAAGTACCCCACGCCCGCCTAGTGGTTCCAGGTTCACTCCAAAGTCATCGTCGCCAACAAAAACTGCGCTAGAAAGATCGCAAAAATTCGCGAAGCTAGCGCGAAGGAAGTTGTTCAAGGACAAAATGGAGGAACTGATATCCACGACAATAGATAATCTGAACCTAGCCAAAGAAGGAGCCATAGCCAATAACGACATCGATCTCGAGAGGGTTTACTCCGACCGAAAATTCGACTACGAGTACAGTCACATAGACACCACGACTTCGACGAGATACGAAATCAGCGACGTGGTCGTACCCGTAGATATGTACTCACTGCACTTCTTCCTGGTGGTCGTGATCGTGTTCTCCAATCCGATCAATTGCGGGTACTTCAACGAGCatgaattaaatttgatattttcgtTGCTGACGCTCTCGAGAGGCGCCCAAGCGTTGTTCATACGCATGTTGAAAAGGAAGCATGCGTGGCACAGGGTAAGCAGCATCAAGTACGCCGAAGTGTCGGACGATCTGAGGCCCACCTTCGACGAGCTGGTGTCGCGCTCCATTTTCAAGAGCAGCACGAACGAAGAGGACATGTCCGTTTTATTGAACCTGCTGCAAGCCGACGAAATCCGGAAGCTCTGCCAAGAGTCGAAGATCAGCGGTAGTGGGAAGAAGAACGGCGTGCAGTCAATCTTGAAGTTCTGCAAGGAAACAAAATCGCTGTTCCCCGGAATGCCGAGCCCGGCTGTGAAACTGCGCGCCTCGGTAAACAAGCTCCTGGGGAATTGCGTGTTGTTGGACGATACCGTGAAGGAAGTGGTCGACAGAATAGTCACATTGCTGGTACCCAATCGAGATCCCACCGAGACTATGGCGGATGTGTTTTTAACGATACTACAAGTAGAGACCAATCAGATGAAATTTCCGAAAGTGGGCATAAGTGATTTTCCCATATTTGCCAGTAAAAAGCACCTGTTAGa TTACATAGAAGCCAAAAGCACTTTATCTGATGTATTAAGTGCAATCGACAAAAAGCAATGGGAAGCTGTGCGGGATCTTGGTTCTTTGGCTGCCAAACGTTTGCCACTCCACTTGGAAATGGAAAGGCAAAG CCTTGAAGATTCCACGCTACCTCAACACATCAGGCATTTTTTGCCAGGCTACATGTGGTTCAAAGTCTTGTCCAAAAGCGTAGACGCGTTCAAAAAAACTAAAGAAACAATGCCACAGGCGATAGAATTTTTGCAAATGCTAATCAATCAGGATTGTCATATGAGAGGCAAAAAGGGACGATGGTACAATGAATTAATCAAGATCGAAATGTATCACAGAAAGAATCTCGATGGTAGTGTCACGCTACTTTCGGACGCGGTGTTGTGCGATAGCCTGACGGAGGTTGACAGATTAGATCTGCTGGACAGAGCAGAGAGGCTTGTTAAGAGAAAATCCGGCATTACCCAACGTACGAAAAACACTGTTAAACAAATGTTGGACAGTACGCTTAGCAAAGCACGACTAACATCCGAACAGAGTTCCGTTACAATAGAAGGGACGTTGTGCCA aaattttacGCAAGGAAAGAGCACTTGGCGCATCAGCAACTGCGTGGACGAGAAAGTGTACGGCACGGTTGAGAGCTTCGCGCTGCATCATTACAGACGCGAGGGATACCCGAAAGGTGTGCACTGCGAGGGTGCTTTTCCAGTCACGCTGTTCGGCACATTATTCTGGGACGAGATTTATAAAATGAACATACCCGGCGCTTGGGTGTCATTGTATCAGGATGCACCGTTGGATCTATTCTCGTCAGAATTCTACGAGAACAGGAAGGAACAGTTTGACATGAAGCTTCAAGTCATGCGGAAATTCGATTCGGAAACGATGAGCAGACACTTGAAGCATGAATTCGATTTACACCGCGAGTACAAGTCCGTCTCGCAAGGCAACGTCTTCGACGACAGCAACAACCTCCAA GAAGTGGCGTTTTGTCTAGGGGTGGAGGGTGTTGTCGGGATTTGCGAACGACTcatgcataattttttattgtggAGAGCTGGCTTCCCAGATTTAATTGTGTGGAATGTATCTACAGAAAAg TACAAGATCGTAGAGGTGAAAGGTCCTGGCGATTCGCTGTCGACTAAACAAAAATTATGGCTAGAGTACTTGAGTCAGCTTGGACTGAATACAGAAGTATGCTATTGCAAG TCAAACGCGAGACATACTAAAAGCGGACGTAAGCGGAAGCATGAGGAAGTTACGATATAA
- the LOC105275127 gene encoding enhancer of polycomb homolog 1 isoform X1: MSKLSFRPRALDASKPMPIYMAEELPDLPEYSAITRRAVPQMPSGMEKEEECEHHLQRAICTGLIIPTPEVTDLADVEAYEKIYPADYKLPRQLIHVQPFAMEQDIPDYDMDSEDEKWVAIQSHKMDLNPLQFEEMMDRLEKSSGQTVVTLNEAKALFKEDDDLIIAVFDYWLNKRLRTQHPLLLTVKTKNRFGSDANNPYLAFRRHTGKMQTRKNRKNDETSYEKMLKLRRDLSRAVTLLEMVKRREKAKREHLHLTIEIYEKRYQAQDFSGQILEEVSALKTPRPAFAPLFTNQFGVHQNWTNKVCKDEVVPRKEKRQYKKRKHKTDSRGGSLDDTGVRSGTGSGGGRGNRSGVLGSGLDPLISSDEDSPLPSHSHAQPSLPSDRDDEDTADEGQFAFRRNRNSTYLPPVSGDFGNWPWCDKNEGGLADKKYRFALTSISKPVPRCIGLARRRIGRGGRVILDRCTVDMDEIWSSLDFTVHDSKRETVDSNATATTTTTIKKERYELHFRPKTPPVSVHSSSEESDNDMDVELPVSRSKLPYPFPPEATSICIEVEPDRAGDESPFTSEFNIADYFASDIMSDFEHAVAGLNNTTGSMCVSGLSDSGMNDARTDDELGSSHFVVTPIASNMFAPLATTQQTQLPQCSVGLSGGSSVVHTSTSSSSIPTSSPGVAWTTNQAIAATSSTVSTQCTVGVGATLVDVQSNHQPKLQHRQLPNNITAASILSKSLTSPTNNRNGSSCGSGHSGGGVGGGSANVKVFSASIASSGGGGGGGSGSGSGGGGGGGNGGSITNFGNGHQNGPLPHINNSNNLTNSTHIVNNQQSTLVLPQKHPPSNLLPGLIAQNKLASLARQQQQQQQQQQQQQQQQQQQIQNQVQQVPTSGEITLNSNSENLDVEVDGVDSSSCDSKPQQQQQQLVRTNKTNSLAMEVT, encoded by the exons ATGAGCAAGCTGTCGTTCAGGCCGCGTGCCCTGGACGCCTCCAAGCCCATGCCGATCTACATGGCCGAGGAGTTGCCGGATCTGCCAGAGTATTCGGCCATTACCCGCCGCGCGGTGCCCCAAATGCCCAGCGGCATGGAAAAGGAGGAGGAATGC GAACATCACCTTCAAAGAGCAATATGCACAGGTCTAATCATTCCTACTCCTGAAGTAACTGATCTGGCAGATGTGGAAGCTTATGAAAAGATATATCCTGCTGATTATAAGCTGCCCCGCCAATTGATACACGTGCAAC CCTTTGCTATGGAACAGGATATACCAGACTACGATATGGATTCGGAGGATGAGAAATGGGTTGCGATACAGAGTCACAAGATGGACTTGAATCCTCTCCAATTCGAGGAGATGATGGATCGCCTAGAGAAGAGTTCAGGCCAAACTGTAGTTACCCTCAATGAAGCGAAGGCACTTTTCAAAGAGGACGATGACCTTATTATCGCAGTTTTTGATTATTGGCTCAACAAACGTCTAAGAACT CAACATCCGCTCTTGTTAACAGTCAAAACCAAGAATCGATTCGGCTCAGACGCTAATAATCCATATCTCGCATTCAGGCGACACACAGGAAAGATGCAGACtcggaaaaatcgcaaaaacgaCGAGACCAGTTACGAAAAAATGCTGAAACTTCGTAGAGATCTCAGCAGAGCGGTTACGCTGCTGGAAATGGTGAAACGCAGGGAGAAGGCGAAACGGGAACACCTGCATCTAACAATTGAGATTTACGAAAAACG GTACCAAGCGCAAGACTTCAGTGGACAAATATTGGAAGAGGTGTCGGCGTTGAAGACACCGAGACCGGCGTTTGCTCCACTCTTCACTAATCAGTTCGGTGTTCATCAAAACTGGACAAACAAAGTCTGTAAA GATGAAGTAGTACccaggaaagaaaagagacaGTACAAGAAGCGGAAGCATAAAACGGATAGCAGAGGAGGAAGCTTGGACGACACTGGTGTCCGTAGCGGAACAGGTAGTGGTGGCGGCCGAGGGAATCGTTCAGGTGTCCTCGGAAGCGGACTAGATCCACTCATCAGTTCAGACGAAGACAGCCCGCTTCCATCTCACTCGCACGCCCAACCCTCGTTACCCTCCGACCGCGATGATGAAGACACCGCAGACGAGGGACAATTCGCCTTTCGTCGAAATAGGAATAGCACTTATTTACCA CCTGTATCAGGTGATTTTGGAAACTGGCCTTGGTGTGATAAAAACGAAGGCGGTTTGGCTGATAAGAAGTACAGGTTTGCGCTTACCAGCATCAGCAAACCGGTGCCAAGATGTATCGGTCTTGCGCGTCGAAGGATCGGTCGGGGTGGCAG AGTAATACTGGACCGTTGCACGGTGGACATGGATGAAATATGGTCTTCTTTGGACTTTACGGTACACGACTCGAAGCGTGAAACGGTGGATTCAAATGCGACTGCCACAACAACGACTACTATTAAGAAAGAGCGGTATGA GTTACACTTTCGACCAAAGACCCCACCTGTGTCGGTGCATAGTTCGAGCGAGGAGAGTGACAACGACATGGACGTAGAGCTGCCGGTGTCTCGATCGAAGCTTCCATACCCGTTCCCGCCCGAGGCGACGTCCATATGCATCGAGGTGGAGCCTGACCGTGCGGGCGACGAGTCACCCTTCACGTCAGAGTTCAACATCGCGGATTACTTCGCGTCGGATATCATGTCGGACTTCGAACACGCAGTTGCGGGCCTCAACAATACTACGGGTAGCATGTGCGTTAGTGGTCTGTCGGACAGCGGTATGAACGACGCGCGGACAGACGATGAGTTGGGCAGTTCGCATTTCGTCGTTACGCCGATCGCGAGCAACATGTTCGCGCCGCTCGCGACGACGCAACAGACCCAGCTTCCACAGTGCAGTGTTGGTCTCAGTGGTGGTTCTAGTGTTGTACATACTTCTACGAGTTCTTCGTCGATTCCTACGTCGTCCCCCGGCGTCGCGTGGACGACCAATCAGGCCATCGCTGCGACATCGAGCACAGTGTCCACGCAGTGCACTGTCGGCGTTGGTGCAACGTTGGTCGACGTGCAGTCGAACCACCAGCCCAAGCTGCAACACAGACAATTACCGAATAACATTACTGCTGCCTCCATTCTCTCGAAATCTTTGACTAGTCCGACAAATAATAGGAATGGCAGCAGCTGCGGTAGTGGTCACAGCGGTGGCGGTGTTGGCGGTGGTAGTGCAAATGTTAAGGTGTTTAGTGCGAGCATCGCgagcagcggcggcggtggcggtggcggcagcggcagcggcagcggtggcggtggcggtggcggtaaCGGTGGCAGTATCACAAACTTCGGCAATGGCCATCAGAACGGCCCGCTGCCGCATATAAACAACTCCAACAACCTGACAAACAGCACCCACATCGTGAACAATCAGCAGTCCACGTTAGTCCTCCCGCAGAAGCATCCACCGTCCAATCTGCTTCCCGGCCTGATAGCGCAAAATAAATTGGCGAGCCTCGCGagacaacagcagcagcaacaacagcaacagcagcagcagcagcagcaacaacaacaacagatTCAAAATCAGGTGCAGCAAGTCCCGACGTCCGGGGAAATTACGCTTAATAGTAATag TGAAAATTTGGATGTGGAAGTGGATGGAGTGGACAGTTCGTCGTGCGACAGTAagccgcagcagcagcagcagcagctcgTACGGACGAACAAAACAAATTCACTGGCGATGGAAGTGACATGA
- the LOC105275128 gene encoding translin, whose protein sequence is MSCDNNCSSGTVTGDIMSAVVRDIFNSFQDYLNNEQEIREQIRVIVKDIEKIAREILMIMQNIHNGGCGTTDENIIVAEYCTRARERFGEVRTQYANLAQVVPSNQYYRYHDQWRFVTQRLCFLAALVMYLEVKVLVTKETAASILGIHNNREDGFHLDLEDFLLGLLQLSAELSRFAVNSVINGDYDRPIEIAKFVNELHAGFRLLNLKNDMLRRRFDGLKYDVKKIEEVVYDLYIRGLKPRPTEETPTE, encoded by the exons ATGTCGTGCGATAACAATTGTTCGTCGGGGACGGTGACCGGAGACATTATGTCGGCGGTAGtgagagatatttttaattcgtttCAAGACTACTTGAACAACGAGCAAGAAATACGCGAG cAAATCCGCGTCATTGTCAAGGATATCGAGAAAATTGCCAGAGAAATTTTGATGATAATGCAGAACATTCACAACGGGGGCTGCGGCACGACGGATGAGAACATAA TTGTCGCGGAATATTGTACAAGGGCGAGAGAAAGGTTTGGTGAGGTGAGGACACAGTATGCAAATCTGGCTCAAGTGGTACCGAGCAATCAGTATTATCGTTACCACGACCAATGGCGTTTTGTCACGCAGAGGCTATGTTTTCTAGCTGCACTAGTAATGTACCTAGAAGTTAAAGTATTAGTCACCAAAGAGACTGCTGCGAGCATATTAGGAA TACACAATAACAGGGAGGACGGCTTTCACCTGGACTTGGAAGACTTTTTATTGGGTTTGCTACAGTTGTCCGCAGAACTG aGTCGTTTTGCTGTAAATAGTGTCATAAACGGTGATTACGACCGGCCAATTGAAATCGCAAAGTTCGTTAATGAGTTACATGCTGGCTTTCGATTATTGAACTTGAAAAATGATATGTTGAGGAGACGCTTTGACGGTCTAAAATATGACGTAAAAAAAATTGAGGAAGTAGTATACGATCTGTACATCCGGGGCCTGAAACCTCGGCCTACTGAAGAAACGCCTACTGAATag
- the LOC105275127 gene encoding enhancer of polycomb homolog 1 isoform X2 — protein sequence MSKLSFRPRALDASKPMPIYMAEELPDLPEYSAITRRAVPQMPSGMEKEEECEHHLQRAICTGLIIPTPEVTDLADVEAYEKIYPADYKLPRQLIHVQPFAMEQDIPDYDMDSEDEKWVAIQSHKMDLNPLQFEEMMDRLEKSSGQTVVTLNEAKALFKEDDDLIIAVFDYWLNKRLRTQHPLLLTVKTKNRFGSDANNPYLAFRRHTGKMQTRKNRKNDETSYEKMLKLRRDLSRAVTLLEMVKRREKAKREHLHLTIEIYEKRYQAQDFSGQILEEVSALKTPRPAFAPLFTNQFGVHQNWTNKVCKDEVVPRKEKRQYKKRKHKTDSRGGSLDDTGVRSGTGSGGGRGNRSGVLGSGLDPLISSDEDSPLPSHSHAQPSLPSDRDDEDTADEGQFAFRRNRNSTYLPPVSGDFGNWPWCDKNEGGLADKKYRFALTSISKPVPRCIGLARRRIGRGGRVILDRCTVDMDEIWSSLDFTVHDSKRETVDSNATATTTTTIKKERLHFRPKTPPVSVHSSSEESDNDMDVELPVSRSKLPYPFPPEATSICIEVEPDRAGDESPFTSEFNIADYFASDIMSDFEHAVAGLNNTTGSMCVSGLSDSGMNDARTDDELGSSHFVVTPIASNMFAPLATTQQTQLPQCSVGLSGGSSVVHTSTSSSSIPTSSPGVAWTTNQAIAATSSTVSTQCTVGVGATLVDVQSNHQPKLQHRQLPNNITAASILSKSLTSPTNNRNGSSCGSGHSGGGVGGGSANVKVFSASIASSGGGGGGGSGSGSGGGGGGGNGGSITNFGNGHQNGPLPHINNSNNLTNSTHIVNNQQSTLVLPQKHPPSNLLPGLIAQNKLASLARQQQQQQQQQQQQQQQQQQQIQNQVQQVPTSGEITLNSNSENLDVEVDGVDSSSCDSKPQQQQQQLVRTNKTNSLAMEVT from the exons ATGAGCAAGCTGTCGTTCAGGCCGCGTGCCCTGGACGCCTCCAAGCCCATGCCGATCTACATGGCCGAGGAGTTGCCGGATCTGCCAGAGTATTCGGCCATTACCCGCCGCGCGGTGCCCCAAATGCCCAGCGGCATGGAAAAGGAGGAGGAATGC GAACATCACCTTCAAAGAGCAATATGCACAGGTCTAATCATTCCTACTCCTGAAGTAACTGATCTGGCAGATGTGGAAGCTTATGAAAAGATATATCCTGCTGATTATAAGCTGCCCCGCCAATTGATACACGTGCAAC CCTTTGCTATGGAACAGGATATACCAGACTACGATATGGATTCGGAGGATGAGAAATGGGTTGCGATACAGAGTCACAAGATGGACTTGAATCCTCTCCAATTCGAGGAGATGATGGATCGCCTAGAGAAGAGTTCAGGCCAAACTGTAGTTACCCTCAATGAAGCGAAGGCACTTTTCAAAGAGGACGATGACCTTATTATCGCAGTTTTTGATTATTGGCTCAACAAACGTCTAAGAACT CAACATCCGCTCTTGTTAACAGTCAAAACCAAGAATCGATTCGGCTCAGACGCTAATAATCCATATCTCGCATTCAGGCGACACACAGGAAAGATGCAGACtcggaaaaatcgcaaaaacgaCGAGACCAGTTACGAAAAAATGCTGAAACTTCGTAGAGATCTCAGCAGAGCGGTTACGCTGCTGGAAATGGTGAAACGCAGGGAGAAGGCGAAACGGGAACACCTGCATCTAACAATTGAGATTTACGAAAAACG GTACCAAGCGCAAGACTTCAGTGGACAAATATTGGAAGAGGTGTCGGCGTTGAAGACACCGAGACCGGCGTTTGCTCCACTCTTCACTAATCAGTTCGGTGTTCATCAAAACTGGACAAACAAAGTCTGTAAA GATGAAGTAGTACccaggaaagaaaagagacaGTACAAGAAGCGGAAGCATAAAACGGATAGCAGAGGAGGAAGCTTGGACGACACTGGTGTCCGTAGCGGAACAGGTAGTGGTGGCGGCCGAGGGAATCGTTCAGGTGTCCTCGGAAGCGGACTAGATCCACTCATCAGTTCAGACGAAGACAGCCCGCTTCCATCTCACTCGCACGCCCAACCCTCGTTACCCTCCGACCGCGATGATGAAGACACCGCAGACGAGGGACAATTCGCCTTTCGTCGAAATAGGAATAGCACTTATTTACCA CCTGTATCAGGTGATTTTGGAAACTGGCCTTGGTGTGATAAAAACGAAGGCGGTTTGGCTGATAAGAAGTACAGGTTTGCGCTTACCAGCATCAGCAAACCGGTGCCAAGATGTATCGGTCTTGCGCGTCGAAGGATCGGTCGGGGTGGCAG AGTAATACTGGACCGTTGCACGGTGGACATGGATGAAATATGGTCTTCTTTGGACTTTACGGTACACGACTCGAAGCGTGAAACGGTGGATTCAAATGCGACTGCCACAACAACGACTACTATTAAGAAAGAGCG GTTACACTTTCGACCAAAGACCCCACCTGTGTCGGTGCATAGTTCGAGCGAGGAGAGTGACAACGACATGGACGTAGAGCTGCCGGTGTCTCGATCGAAGCTTCCATACCCGTTCCCGCCCGAGGCGACGTCCATATGCATCGAGGTGGAGCCTGACCGTGCGGGCGACGAGTCACCCTTCACGTCAGAGTTCAACATCGCGGATTACTTCGCGTCGGATATCATGTCGGACTTCGAACACGCAGTTGCGGGCCTCAACAATACTACGGGTAGCATGTGCGTTAGTGGTCTGTCGGACAGCGGTATGAACGACGCGCGGACAGACGATGAGTTGGGCAGTTCGCATTTCGTCGTTACGCCGATCGCGAGCAACATGTTCGCGCCGCTCGCGACGACGCAACAGACCCAGCTTCCACAGTGCAGTGTTGGTCTCAGTGGTGGTTCTAGTGTTGTACATACTTCTACGAGTTCTTCGTCGATTCCTACGTCGTCCCCCGGCGTCGCGTGGACGACCAATCAGGCCATCGCTGCGACATCGAGCACAGTGTCCACGCAGTGCACTGTCGGCGTTGGTGCAACGTTGGTCGACGTGCAGTCGAACCACCAGCCCAAGCTGCAACACAGACAATTACCGAATAACATTACTGCTGCCTCCATTCTCTCGAAATCTTTGACTAGTCCGACAAATAATAGGAATGGCAGCAGCTGCGGTAGTGGTCACAGCGGTGGCGGTGTTGGCGGTGGTAGTGCAAATGTTAAGGTGTTTAGTGCGAGCATCGCgagcagcggcggcggtggcggtggcggcagcggcagcggcagcggtggcggtggcggtggcggtaaCGGTGGCAGTATCACAAACTTCGGCAATGGCCATCAGAACGGCCCGCTGCCGCATATAAACAACTCCAACAACCTGACAAACAGCACCCACATCGTGAACAATCAGCAGTCCACGTTAGTCCTCCCGCAGAAGCATCCACCGTCCAATCTGCTTCCCGGCCTGATAGCGCAAAATAAATTGGCGAGCCTCGCGagacaacagcagcagcaacaacagcaacagcagcagcagcagcagcaacaacaacaacagatTCAAAATCAGGTGCAGCAAGTCCCGACGTCCGGGGAAATTACGCTTAATAGTAATag TGAAAATTTGGATGTGGAAGTGGATGGAGTGGACAGTTCGTCGTGCGACAGTAagccgcagcagcagcagcagcagctcgTACGGACGAACAAAACAAATTCACTGGCGATGGAAGTGACATGA